Proteins from a genomic interval of Dama dama isolate Ldn47 chromosome 1, ASM3311817v1, whole genome shotgun sequence:
- the LOC133052580 gene encoding olfactory receptor 52E4-like yields MTGCNASQGHPPFFLLQGIPGMEDKHKWISLPFSSMYFVTILGNCTILFTISTERSLHKPMFLLLGMLALTDLGMSTTTIPKVLCIFWFDQSDISFEGCLVQLFFLHSISALQSAILMSMAFDRYVAICEPLRYATILSNSRIGLIGLVSLVRAVLLILPMPILLQQMPFHARHVIPTTYCEHMAVVKMVCVDTTVNRVYGLVVALLVAGVDISAIASSYVLIIRAVMRLSSQEAHQKAVNTCTTHICVMLLYYTPPLFSFLAHRFGHGIPPHVHTILGSLYFLVPPMLNPIIYAVKTKEFRDKLTKHGCWRKEPINITYGQKPV; encoded by the coding sequence ATGACTGGCTGCAATGCTTCCCAGGGCCAcccccctttcttccttctccaaggcattcCTGGGATGGAGGACAAACACAAGTggatctctcttcctttctcttccatgTACTTTGTCACCATCCTGGGGAACTGCACCATCCTCTTCACCATCTCCACAGAGCGCTCCCTGCATAAGCCCATGTTCCTGCTCCTTGGCATGCTGGCCCTCACGGACCTGGGCATGTCCACGACCACCATCCCCAAGGTGCTGTGCATCTTCTGGTTTGACCAGAGTGACATCAGCTTTGAGGGCTGCCTGGTCCAGCTGTTCTTCCTCCACTCCATCTCTGCCTTGCAGTCTGCCATCCTCATGTCCATGGCCTttgaccgctacgtggccatctgtgAGCCCCTGCGCTATGCCACCATCCTTTCCAACAGCCGCATCGGGCTCATCGGCCTCGTGAGTTTAGTGAGAGCTGTCCTGCTCATTCTCCCCATGCCCATCCTCCTCCAGCAGATGCCCTTTCATGCCAGGCATGTCATCCCCACCACCTACTGTGAGCACATGGCCGTGGTGAAGATGGTGTGTGTGGACACCACAGTCAACAGGGTGTATGGTCTGGTGGTGGCCTTGTTGGTTGCTGGGGTAGACATCTCAGCTATTGCCTCATCTTATGTGCTGATCATCCGGGCTGTAATGCGGCTCTCTTCTCAGGAAGCCCACCAGAAAGCAGTAAATACCTGCACCACACACATCTGTGTCATGCTTCTTTATTACACTccccctcttttctcttttcttgctcATCGCTTTGGCCATGGCATTCCACCTCATGTGCACACCATTCTTGGCAGCCTCTACTTCCTTGTACCTCCAATGCTTAATCCTATTATTTATGCAGTGAAAACCAAAGAGTTTCGGGACAAATTGACAAAACATGGGTGCTGGAGGAAGGAGCCCATAAATATTACCTATGGTCAGAAACCGGTCTGA